Proteins encoded by one window of uncultured Methanobrevibacter sp.:
- the rplJ gene encoding 50S ribosomal protein L16 — MVRAYTRRDYIRKTPNSRIVQYDMGNLTDEFPVSVSLAVKKPAQIRHNSLEAARIASNRLMQRKAGRLGYHLKLRTYPHQIVRENPMATGAGADRVQSGMRNAFGKPISVEAIVKAGQRIITIDTNKKNFEDAKLALKRAGMKLPVSCRIVVDKGEELVL, encoded by the coding sequence ATGGTTCGTGCTTATACAAGAAGAGATTATATTAGGAAAACCCCAAATTCAAGAATTGTTCAATATGATATGGGTAATTTAACTGATGAATTCCCAGTTTCAGTAAGTTTAGCTGTAAAAAAACCTGCTCAAATTAGACACAATTCTTTAGAAGCAGCAAGGATTGCATCTAACAGACTTATGCAAAGGAAAGCTGGAAGATTAGGTTACCACTTAAAATTAAGAACTTACCCTCACCAAATTGTAAGGGAAAATCCTATGGCTACTGGTGCAGGAGCAGATAGGGTTCAAAGTGGTATGAGAAATGCATTTGGTAAACCAATTAGTGTTGAAGCTATTGTTAAAGCTGGTCAAAGAATTATTACTATTGATACCAATAAGAAAAACTTTGAAGATGCTAAATTAGCATTAAAAAGAGCAGGAATGAAATTACCAGTTTCTTGTAGAATTGTTGTTGACAAAGGTGAAGAATTAGTTTTATAA